The nucleotide window TCAATTTATGTTGACTCTGATGCGCGACAATTAGGAATTGGAAGTCGGCTGTTAGAGGAATTACTTGTAGTTGCGACTCTTAGCGGTTTTCACGCCGTAATAGCGCGTATAGGGGGAGGGAATGATGCGAGTATCGCTCTTCACGAAAAACATGGTTTCACTACAGTTGGTATTGAAAGAGAAGTTGGAAGAAAGTTTGGTCGGTGGCAAGACGTCGTAGTTATGCAAACCATCTTGTCCGGAG belongs to Acidimicrobiales bacterium and includes:
- a CDS encoding N-acetyltransferase family protein, producing SIYVDSDARQLGIGSRLLEELLVVATLSGFHAVIARIGGGNDASIALHEKHGFTTVGIEREVGRKFGRWQDVVVMQTILSGDSPD